From the genome of Turicibacter faecis, one region includes:
- the glpK gene encoding glycerol kinase GlpK — MDLILAIDQGTTSTRAIVFNKQGEIIEKAQEEISCLYPKSGWVMQDANEIWISTLAVLNRILLSPNIDVNQIKGIGIANQRETTLLWDKKTGRPLDLAIVWQSRQTESICEEWKARGLEDWVKSKTGLLIDPYFSASKIRFLLDTIPGIEEKVKNGEVLFGTIDSYLVWKLSGGMTHITDVTNASRTLLFNIHTGEWDDELLEAFNIPRCILPKVCQTSEVYTETAAHLMGRSIPIAAVCGDQQAALFGQACFHKGAVKNTYGTGCFVLMNTGTKPVCSNHGLLTTVAWKIKGEVYYALEGSVFVGGSAIQWLRDGLRLIKHASDSECYANRVEDCDGVYVVPSFVGLGTPYWDSEVRGGMFGLSRGTTKEHVIRATLESIAYQSKDVILAMEEDIHQSISELKVDGGAVQNKFLMQFQSDLLGVNVLVPTVTETTALGVACLAGLATGVYRHLDEIADSVQAGQRYFPQMDEKRRVQLYEGWKCAIQAVRIFKA; from the coding sequence ATGGATTTAATTTTAGCCATTGATCAGGGAACAACGAGTACGCGAGCGATTGTATTTAATAAACAAGGCGAAATCATTGAGAAGGCGCAAGAAGAAATTTCATGTCTCTATCCCAAGTCAGGGTGGGTCATGCAAGACGCGAATGAAATTTGGATTTCGACCTTAGCGGTACTGAATCGGATCCTGTTATCTCCCAATATTGATGTGAATCAAATAAAAGGGATTGGAATTGCGAATCAACGTGAGACTACTCTTTTGTGGGATAAAAAGACAGGGCGTCCGCTTGATTTAGCCATTGTGTGGCAGTCTAGACAAACGGAGTCGATTTGTGAGGAGTGGAAAGCACGAGGACTTGAAGATTGGGTAAAATCTAAAACTGGATTATTAATTGATCCCTATTTTTCAGCCTCAAAGATTCGTTTTTTATTAGATACCATTCCCGGAATTGAAGAGAAAGTAAAAAATGGCGAGGTGCTATTTGGGACGATTGATAGTTATTTAGTTTGGAAACTTTCTGGGGGAATGACGCACATTACGGATGTAACGAATGCTTCTCGAACGCTGTTATTTAATATTCATACGGGGGAGTGGGATGATGAATTACTGGAGGCATTTAACATTCCAAGGTGTATTTTGCCTAAGGTTTGTCAGACATCGGAAGTGTATACGGAAACTGCAGCTCATTTAATGGGACGTTCAATTCCAATCGCAGCTGTTTGCGGTGATCAGCAGGCTGCTCTATTCGGACAAGCGTGTTTTCATAAGGGTGCTGTTAAAAATACGTATGGAACAGGCTGCTTTGTATTAATGAATACAGGAACAAAACCGGTGTGCTCTAATCATGGGTTATTGACGACGGTTGCTTGGAAGATTAAGGGGGAAGTTTACTATGCTTTAGAGGGAAGTGTGTTTGTGGGGGGAAGTGCGATTCAATGGCTACGAGATGGTTTACGGTTAATCAAGCATGCGAGCGACTCAGAATGTTATGCGAATCGGGTGGAGGATTGTGACGGCGTTTATGTGGTTCCTTCTTTTGTCGGATTAGGGACCCCTTATTGGGATAGTGAGGTGCGAGGGGGAATGTTTGGATTGAGCCGCGGAACAACGAAGGAACATGTGATTCGTGCAACACTTGAGTCGATTGCTTATCAGAGTAAAGACGTTATTTTAGCGATGGAAGAGGATATTCATCAATCAATTAGCGAATTAAAGGTTGATGGAGGGGCTGTTCAAAATAAATTTTTGATGCAGTTTCAAAGCGACCTTTTAGGTGTTAATGTACTCGTTCCTACGGTGACGGAAACGACGGCTTTAGGGGTTGCTTGTTTAGCAGGGCTTGCAACAGGTGTTTATCGGCATCTTGATGAAATTGCTGATTCAGTTCAGGCAGGACAGCGTTATTTCCCCCAGATGGACGAAAAAAGGCGAGTGCAACTCTATGAAGGGTGGAAATGCGCAATTCAAGCGGTACGAATTTTTAAAGCGTAA
- a CDS encoding DUF554 domain-containing protein, producing the protein MLGTVVNAAAILIGGGVGLLLKGGLPSRFSEQVMRALSLCVLYIGVTGIFEGGQTLRLILSMVIGTLIGEGLDLDAKVGRISSWVERKFHRPNQHVSLAEGFLTASLLFCVGAMSIVGALEDGLKGDASILYTKSMLDGISALIFSSSLGAGVVLASLFVFIYQGSLSLLAGVISPFLTEGVISEMTCVGSLIIIGLALNMLKITDLKLMNFVPSIFMPILLAIIN; encoded by the coding sequence GTGCTTGGGACGGTTGTTAATGCGGCGGCAATTCTAATTGGTGGAGGAGTTGGCTTGTTACTGAAGGGCGGGTTACCTAGTCGATTTAGTGAACAGGTTATGAGGGCTTTGTCGTTGTGTGTGTTATATATTGGGGTAACAGGAATCTTCGAGGGAGGCCAGACCCTTCGGTTGATTTTATCGATGGTCATCGGCACGTTAATCGGAGAAGGATTAGATTTGGATGCTAAAGTTGGGAGAATTAGTTCGTGGGTTGAACGCAAATTTCATCGACCGAATCAACATGTATCATTAGCTGAAGGATTTTTAACGGCTAGCTTATTATTTTGTGTGGGGGCGATGTCAATTGTAGGAGCACTTGAGGATGGACTAAAGGGAGATGCGTCTATTCTTTATACGAAGTCGATGCTTGATGGAATTTCCGCTCTTATTTTTTCATCAAGTTTAGGGGCAGGCGTTGTCTTAGCTAGTCTATTTGTTTTTATTTATCAAGGCTCTCTTTCGCTCTTAGCAGGAGTTATATCGCCGTTTTTAACGGAGGGTGTTATTTCGGAGATGACGTGCGTGGGTTCATTGATTATTATTGGATTGGCGCTCAATATGTTGAAAATAACAGATTTAAAGTTAATGAATTTTGTTCCATCTATTTTTATGCCAATTCTGTTAGCTATTATTAACTAA
- a CDS encoding NUDIX hydrolase, producing the protein MIEDIFGEKLPNQQYRDRRGVYAIILNEKNEVATVQLPHGYVLPGGGVEGDETKAECLRRECLEELGWEIEINQFVCAASNYHYSMYRKQYLHSIGYFYLATYVKQATAPIEKDHQLVWMSLEDCRLNLILDHQAWAIEKVIGILGQL; encoded by the coding sequence ATGATAGAGGATATTTTTGGGGAAAAATTACCAAATCAACAGTATAGAGATCGTAGAGGTGTATACGCCATCATTTTAAATGAAAAAAATGAGGTTGCGACGGTCCAACTTCCACATGGGTATGTTTTACCAGGGGGAGGGGTTGAAGGTGATGAAACAAAAGCTGAATGTCTTCGTCGTGAATGCTTAGAGGAATTAGGATGGGAAATTGAAATTAATCAATTTGTTTGTGCTGCATCGAATTATCACTATTCGATGTATCGAAAGCAATACTTACATTCAATTGGTTATTTTTATTTAGCAACCTATGTCAAGCAAGCGACGGCTCCAATTGAAAAAGATCATCAATTAGTTTGGATGAGTTTAGAAGATTGTCGCTTAAATCTGATTTTAGATCATCAGGCGTGGGCAATCGAAAAAGTAATCGGTATCTTAGGTCAGCTGTAA
- a CDS encoding aminopeptidase P N-terminal domain-containing protein: MLETLKFRRQKLGGNIKDNSLLIIFSGEAPVRSGDQFYDYTPHRNFYYLTNLDQPKMAYVLRKYNGVMEEYLFIEQVTELEEKWTGKRLSKEEATKKSGIKNVLPIDELRTVLGRWLLNDNFENAYFDFERGSYQHADTVQVLFAKELKRQYPFLHVQNIYHDITALRLIKSEDEITNMRTAIEKTRLGIEALMRNSKPGMYEYQLEAHYDFVIKTEGVKHTSFHTIAAAGANATVLHYDKSTSLCQDGDLILFDLGCEWNYYCSDISRTFPINGKFSDRQREVYEAVLEAQMEIINNVRPGLSMQDLNEFARKRLAEACQKVGLIEKEEDVEKYYYHKIGHYLGLDTHDVGGRGGILQPGMVITIEPGLYIAEEGIGIRIEDDILVTKDGHENLSKDIIKSVDDIENFMKK, encoded by the coding sequence ATGTTAGAAACGTTAAAATTTAGACGTCAAAAATTAGGGGGAAATATTAAAGATAATTCATTACTAATTATTTTCTCAGGAGAGGCGCCTGTACGATCAGGAGATCAGTTTTATGACTATACACCTCACCGTAACTTCTACTATTTAACGAATTTAGACCAACCGAAGATGGCCTATGTTTTACGTAAATATAACGGTGTGATGGAAGAATATTTATTTATTGAACAAGTAACAGAGCTCGAAGAAAAATGGACAGGTAAACGTTTAAGTAAGGAAGAAGCAACTAAAAAATCAGGGATTAAAAATGTATTACCGATTGATGAACTGCGTACGGTTCTTGGTCGATGGTTATTAAATGATAACTTTGAGAATGCCTATTTTGATTTTGAGCGTGGATCTTATCAGCATGCAGATACCGTTCAAGTCTTATTTGCTAAGGAATTAAAGCGTCAATATCCATTTTTACACGTTCAAAATATTTATCATGATATCACCGCTTTACGTTTAATTAAATCAGAAGATGAAATCACCAACATGCGAACTGCGATTGAAAAAACTCGTTTAGGGATTGAAGCTTTAATGAGAAATTCTAAACCTGGAATGTATGAGTATCAATTAGAAGCACATTACGATTTTGTGATTAAAACTGAGGGAGTAAAACATACGTCGTTCCATACGATTGCTGCGGCTGGTGCTAATGCGACGGTTCTTCACTACGATAAGAGTACATCCCTTTGCCAAGATGGAGATTTAATTTTATTTGATCTTGGATGCGAATGGAATTACTATTGTTCAGATATTTCACGAACTTTCCCAATTAACGGAAAATTCAGTGATCGTCAACGTGAAGTCTACGAGGCTGTTTTAGAAGCTCAAATGGAAATTATCAATAACGTTAGACCAGGACTTTCAATGCAAGATTTAAATGAATTTGCGCGTAAAAGATTGGCAGAGGCGTGTCAAAAAGTAGGATTAATTGAGAAGGAAGAAGACGTAGAGAAGTATTATTATCATAAAATTGGTCACTATTTAGGATTAGATACACATGATGTTGGAGGTCGTGGTGGAATTTTACAACCAGGAATGGTCATTACGATTGAGCCAGGACTTTATATTGCGGAAGAAGGAATTGGAATTCGTATTGAAGATGATATTCTTGTCACAAAGGATGGTCATGAAAACTTATCAAAAGATATTATCAAATCAGTCGATGATATTGAAAACTTTATGAAAAAATAA
- the yjeM gene encoding glutamate/gamma-aminobutyrate family transporter YjeM, translated as MEKSSSGKLTLVSLILMIFTSVFGFANMPRGFFLMGYAAIPWYLVAGILFFIPYAFMIAEFGAAFKSEKGGIYSWMEKSVGPRYAFMGIFMWYASYVIWMVNVASTIWVPVSNLIFGHDTTGQWSIFGLASSQVLGILGVIWLILVFLLISRGLESIKKITSIGGTAVALLNVVLLVGGVTILILNKGQLAQPIHDVATSFTVSPNSNYHSIISILSFLTFAIFAFGGTEVVGGLVDETEDPVKTFPKGLLIAAGCIVLGYTVGIFMVGIFTNWDSVLSSPDINMGNVAYVVMNNLGYELGSALGFGEQVALQMGAWTARFVGLSMFLAFSGAFMTLSYSPLKQLIEGTPKEIWPEKMTKMKNGLPLNAMKLQALIAITLLALVSFGGESAAKFFDKLVLMTNVAMTIPYLFIAFAFISFKKRDDIEKPFVLYKNKTIAIGISWVVTIVVAFANIFSIVEPVTSGNYDQTLWMIAGPTLFSAIALVLYARYDKRTK; from the coding sequence ATGGAAAAAAGTAGTTCTGGAAAGCTTACGTTAGTATCGCTTATTTTAATGATTTTTACATCAGTTTTTGGATTTGCTAACATGCCTCGTGGATTTTTCTTAATGGGTTATGCGGCAATTCCTTGGTATCTTGTGGCGGGAATTTTGTTTTTTATTCCTTATGCCTTTATGATTGCTGAATTTGGAGCAGCTTTTAAAAGTGAAAAAGGTGGAATTTACTCATGGATGGAAAAATCAGTAGGGCCACGTTACGCTTTTATGGGGATTTTTATGTGGTATGCCTCATATGTCATTTGGATGGTAAACGTTGCTTCAACGATTTGGGTTCCTGTTTCCAATTTGATCTTCGGTCATGATACGACGGGGCAATGGAGTATTTTCGGATTAGCAAGTTCTCAAGTTTTAGGAATTTTAGGAGTTATTTGGTTAATTCTTGTTTTCCTTTTAATTTCTCGTGGATTAGAGAGTATTAAAAAGATTACTTCAATTGGTGGAACTGCGGTTGCCTTATTAAATGTCGTTTTATTAGTGGGAGGTGTGACCATCCTTATTTTAAATAAAGGACAATTAGCACAACCGATTCATGATGTAGCGACATCGTTTACTGTTTCACCAAATAGTAATTATCATAGTATTATTTCAATTTTATCATTTTTAACGTTCGCTATTTTTGCTTTCGGTGGAACCGAAGTCGTAGGTGGGTTAGTTGATGAAACAGAGGACCCAGTTAAAACATTCCCTAAAGGATTATTAATTGCCGCTGGATGTATCGTATTAGGATATACGGTTGGTATCTTTATGGTTGGTATTTTTACAAATTGGGATAGCGTCTTATCAAGCCCAGATATTAATATGGGGAATGTAGCTTATGTGGTCATGAATAACTTAGGTTATGAGTTAGGATCAGCTTTAGGATTTGGAGAACAAGTTGCCTTACAAATGGGGGCATGGACAGCGCGCTTCGTTGGTTTATCAATGTTCTTAGCCTTTAGTGGAGCCTTTATGACTTTATCATATAGCCCATTAAAACAGTTAATTGAAGGAACACCAAAAGAAATTTGGCCAGAAAAAATGACAAAAATGAAAAATGGATTACCTTTAAATGCGATGAAACTTCAAGCGCTTATCGCGATTACACTCCTAGCGTTAGTTTCATTTGGGGGAGAATCAGCAGCGAAGTTTTTTGATAAACTTGTTTTAATGACTAACGTTGCAATGACAATTCCTTACTTATTCATTGCCTTTGCATTTATTTCGTTTAAAAAACGAGATGATATTGAAAAGCCATTCGTCTTATATAAAAATAAGACAATTGCAATTGGAATTTCGTGGGTTGTAACGATTGTGGTTGCCTTTGCTAACATTTTCTCTATTGTAGAACCTGTAACAAGTGGAAACTATGATCAAACACTATGGATGATTGCAGGACCAACGCTTTTTAGTGCGATTGCTCTTGTATTATATGCTCGTTACGATAAACGTACAAAATAA
- a CDS encoding Na/Pi cotransporter family protein gives MTILPIILNLCCGLALFLYGMRQMSHALKSLAGNRLKETVSTTITSPYKGALIGCLFTALVQSSSAITVLVVGLVDSGLMTLLQATGVIMGANLGTTVTTQLITLNLTEMIPYFIFIGASCMLLFKKRTPHYIGYFLFSFGMLFLGLAIVKTSMEPIVMSPLFKQLIFNVQGNPLLCILLGMSITFLIQSSSASTAILISLVATGAINLYTAIPILFGHEIGTCLTAILSSLGGNTAGKQAALIHFTFNLLGTLLFLPFIEVLIHFTDAFSSTPERQVANIQLFFNLSTVFLFLPFSRLFVKFAELVFHDKKRLSRHTYH, from the coding sequence ATGACTATCCTACCTATCATACTAAACTTATGTTGTGGCCTCGCGTTATTTTTATATGGCATGAGGCAAATGAGCCACGCGCTTAAATCCTTAGCGGGCAATAGATTAAAGGAAACAGTCTCAACGACGATTACCTCACCTTACAAGGGAGCATTAATCGGTTGCCTCTTTACAGCACTTGTCCAAAGTAGTTCCGCCATCACCGTCCTCGTTGTAGGTCTAGTAGATAGCGGTTTAATGACCCTTTTACAAGCGACCGGTGTTATTATGGGGGCTAACCTTGGAACAACGGTAACGACGCAACTCATTACCTTAAACCTTACAGAGATGATCCCCTATTTTATTTTCATCGGTGCCTCATGCATGCTTCTCTTTAAAAAAAGGACGCCTCATTACATAGGATACTTTTTATTTAGCTTTGGGATGTTATTTTTAGGCCTTGCGATTGTTAAAACTTCAATGGAACCTATCGTCATGTCCCCCTTATTTAAACAGCTCATTTTCAACGTCCAAGGAAACCCATTACTTTGTATTTTACTTGGAATGTCTATTACATTTTTGATTCAAAGTTCATCGGCATCGACGGCGATTCTAATTTCACTCGTTGCAACAGGTGCGATTAATCTATATACAGCGATTCCTATTCTGTTCGGTCATGAGATTGGAACATGTCTCACCGCCATCCTATCGAGCTTAGGTGGAAACACAGCTGGAAAACAAGCCGCCCTTATCCATTTTACATTCAATCTTTTAGGAACACTTTTATTCTTACCTTTCATCGAGGTGCTCATTCATTTTACAGATGCGTTTAGTTCTACACCGGAGCGCCAAGTCGCTAATATACAATTATTCTTCAATCTATCGACTGTCTTTTTATTTTTACCATTTAGTCGTTTATTTGTTAAATTTGCGGAACTTGTTTTTCACGATAAAAAAAGACTTTCCCGTCACACCTATCATTAA